One window of Novipirellula aureliae genomic DNA carries:
- a CDS encoding TetR/AcrR family transcriptional regulator, with product MPWEKSFKESDVIEQAMEVFWEKGYAATSISDITEATGIKRGSLYNAFDGKHDIFVRALLKYGGERRTSKLRILETVDDPREAITMFFDSLVKATLDDPDKKGCLLFNTALEYSSHDDDVKQLVSEGIQEVVCFFEGRIKRGKELGTIPDSVDARPTARALVALVVGIRVLGRGAFGKAALQQVARQAVEMVS from the coding sequence ATGCCGTGGGAAAAGTCATTTAAAGAGTCGGACGTAATCGAGCAGGCGATGGAGGTCTTCTGGGAGAAGGGTTATGCCGCGACATCGATCTCCGACATAACCGAGGCGACAGGAATCAAGCGGGGTAGTCTCTACAACGCATTTGACGGAAAGCATGATATTTTTGTGCGCGCGTTGCTGAAGTACGGTGGTGAGCGGCGGACGAGTAAGTTGAGAATACTGGAGACGGTCGATGATCCTCGTGAAGCGATCACGATGTTCTTCGACTCTCTCGTAAAGGCCACGCTGGACGATCCCGACAAGAAGGGATGTTTATTGTTCAACACCGCGCTCGAATATTCGTCACACGACGATGACGTCAAGCAACTCGTGTCGGAAGGGATCCAAGAGGTCGTCTGTTTTTTTGAGGGACGGATCAAGCGAGGCAAGGAACTCGGGACAATTCCTGACTCGGTGGACGCTCGCCCTACCGCAAGGGCGCTTGTTGCATTAGTGGTTGGAATTCGTGTGTTAGGTCGGGGGGCGTTTGGAAAAGCGGCATTGCAACAAGTCGCCCGCCAGGCCGTTGAGATGGTTTCATAG
- a CDS encoding peroxiredoxin-like family protein: MNTNTILLAVTVFAIGLSVNGVNAQSPNSQNANSQNAVTDQVQPGETPLLSELLEAKAAASAARAPEEVRQAYAQGIETVRATEIEKSAKQVGDAAIDAQLSGWDGKSVKLSDLWQEGPIVLMWYRGGWCPYCNIQLRAMQQSMDRIEDAGARLVVLTPELPEKAKETAEANDLDIVALHDKGNAVARKYGLVFDLPEAIIPSYRDKLKLPEYNGNDVMELPLAATYVIDKVGKITYAFLDADYKKRAEPSDVVKAVKAAAQP, translated from the coding sequence ATGAACACCAATACCATTCTTTTAGCCGTGACCGTTTTCGCGATCGGATTGAGCGTCAACGGCGTGAATGCTCAAAGCCCAAATTCACAAAACGCAAATTCACAAAACGCAGTCACCGACCAGGTTCAACCAGGAGAAACACCGTTGCTTTCTGAACTACTTGAAGCGAAAGCGGCCGCGAGTGCAGCTCGGGCTCCGGAAGAAGTGCGTCAGGCATACGCCCAAGGTATCGAGACGGTCCGCGCGACCGAGATTGAGAAGTCGGCCAAGCAGGTCGGTGATGCGGCGATCGATGCCCAGCTCTCCGGTTGGGACGGTAAGAGTGTCAAGCTTAGTGATCTTTGGCAGGAAGGCCCGATCGTACTGATGTGGTACCGAGGAGGTTGGTGCCCGTATTGCAACATTCAGCTGCGCGCCATGCAGCAGAGCATGGACCGCATCGAAGATGCTGGAGCGAGATTGGTAGTACTAACACCGGAACTGCCCGAGAAGGCGAAAGAAACGGCCGAGGCAAACGATTTGGATATCGTGGCTTTGCACGACAAAGGCAATGCGGTGGCACGAAAGTACGGGCTGGTATTCGATCTTCCCGAAGCGATCATCCCGTCCTATCGCGACAAGCTCAAACTGCCTGAATACAACGGTAACGATGTGATGGAACTACCGCTTGCGGCAACCTACGTGATCGACAAGGTTGGCAAGATCACGTACGCGTTCCTCGATGCGGATTACAAGAAACGAGCCGAGCCGTCCGATGTCGTCAAGGCAGTCAAGGCGGCGGCTCAGCCGTAG
- a CDS encoding SDR family oxidoreductase translates to MNIKDQADLKVRAALVTGGSGGIGSEICKRLARDGYQVVVHYGNDREAAEAVVQSIADSGGVAMAHSADIAEEDGIEQLFECVISEFGHLDVVVANAGISGGGAVEQVELADFKKLVSVNFIGAFLTLREAARRLNDGGRLIFVSSQLAERPRMGTGTYAATKAGIDAMLVSMSHELGSRGITVNSVRPGATEPGMFAGSDEARKDYFRNLSPFKRLGHPTDIAAVVSFLASDDAAWMTGQHLRADGGASN, encoded by the coding sequence ATGAATATCAAGGACCAAGCTGACTTGAAGGTCCGGGCTGCTCTTGTGACCGGGGGGTCGGGTGGCATCGGAAGTGAGATCTGTAAGCGATTGGCTCGTGACGGCTATCAAGTGGTGGTTCATTACGGAAACGACCGTGAGGCCGCTGAAGCCGTCGTCCAATCGATCGCGGATTCGGGTGGCGTTGCGATGGCGCATTCGGCAGACATTGCCGAAGAAGATGGCATTGAGCAATTGTTTGAATGCGTGATTTCCGAGTTTGGCCACTTGGATGTTGTCGTGGCAAACGCAGGAATTTCCGGAGGCGGTGCCGTCGAGCAAGTCGAGTTGGCTGATTTCAAGAAATTGGTTTCTGTTAATTTTATCGGTGCATTCTTGACACTTCGCGAAGCGGCACGGCGGCTGAACGACGGTGGACGGCTGATCTTTGTCTCATCGCAGTTGGCCGAACGACCTCGCATGGGGACAGGTACCTATGCGGCGACAAAGGCAGGGATCGACGCGATGCTTGTTTCGATGTCACATGAACTCGGGTCGAGAGGGATCACCGTCAACAGCGTCCGCCCAGGGGCCACCGAGCCTGGCATGTTTGCCGGGAGCGACGAAGCGCGAAAAGATTATTTTCGCAACCTTTCTCCGTTCAAACGACTTGGTCATCCTACGGACATCGCTGCCGTCGTTTCGTTTCTGGCCAGTGACGACGCGGCCTGGATGACCGGACAACACCTTCGTGCGGATGGCGGAGCTTCGAATTGA